In Polaribacter sp. Hel_I_88, the following proteins share a genomic window:
- a CDS encoding sulfatase has translation MKVKIHKIIFFFLLFIVVSFSAQEKPNILWITIEDTSPQFIGCYGNENASTPNIDKLAENGIRFTNAFATGTVCSASRSAIITGVPTFKLGTGNHRSNYPIPTFIKGFPYYLKQEGYYTSNNEKTDYNIANEKEFIDETWDDSSNTATWSKRKDKNQPFFSVFNFAASHQSRTMSMPFDWYEKSVLNYLSEEERIGNNDFEMPPYFKDSPEMRKQFARVYNSIKLTDKRIGDLLQKLEKDNLLENTIIFFYADHGEGIPRAKTNGINLGYRVPFIIKFPKKYKHLSPWGKEGIVTNDLISFEDLAPTIINLAKGNVPNYLKGRDILTKNNKKNYLLLSSDRADNGPDLTRTITDGRFVYSRNFTPFMPEMRYIRYIEQAEITQQMRLDLKNNQLNEVQTNIFKNRPFEVLYDIDNDIWETKNLAGDQKYKAVLKKMRNQLDADILKAKDILFATEYKIEVLSEKETPYQFRLDDKKYPFHKIYKAASLSGKKGNHIAKKQAKLLSSENEIVRYWASVGLLSQEKNILQSYKKELSDALNDSFAPVAITAAAISYDVFGDKKSEEILKKYSLDDNLNLALLTINYLIYIKDKLPFLETIKKSKNLPSRNYKVTAACTDFLVILNSNDD, from the coding sequence ATGAAAGTAAAAATCCATAAAATAATATTTTTCTTCTTGCTATTTATAGTGGTTAGTTTTTCTGCACAAGAAAAGCCAAATATTCTATGGATTACAATTGAAGATACTTCACCTCAATTTATAGGCTGTTATGGAAATGAAAACGCTAGCACACCAAATATTGATAAATTGGCAGAAAATGGTATCCGTTTTACAAACGCTTTTGCAACAGGAACTGTTTGCTCCGCAAGTAGATCTGCTATAATTACTGGTGTACCAACTTTTAAGTTGGGAACTGGAAACCATAGAAGTAATTATCCAATTCCAACTTTTATTAAAGGTTTTCCTTATTATTTAAAACAAGAAGGATATTATACATCTAATAATGAAAAAACAGATTACAATATTGCTAACGAAAAAGAATTTATTGACGAAACTTGGGATGATAGTTCAAATACAGCTACTTGGTCTAAAAGAAAAGATAAAAATCAACCATTTTTTTCTGTTTTTAATTTCGCAGCTTCACATCAATCTAGAACAATGTCTATGCCTTTTGATTGGTATGAAAAAAGTGTTTTAAATTATTTATCGGAAGAAGAAAGAATTGGAAATAATGATTTTGAAATGCCTCCTTATTTTAAGGACAGCCCAGAAATGAGAAAGCAGTTTGCCAGAGTTTATAATTCTATAAAATTGACTGATAAAAGAATAGGAGATTTATTACAAAAATTAGAAAAAGACAATTTATTAGAAAATACTATAATATTTTTTTACGCCGATCATGGAGAGGGAATTCCTAGAGCAAAAACAAATGGAATTAATCTAGGGTATAGAGTTCCTTTTATTATAAAATTTCCAAAAAAATATAAACATCTTTCTCCTTGGGGTAAAGAAGGTATTGTAACAAACGATTTAATTAGTTTTGAGGATTTAGCGCCAACTATAATTAATCTAGCTAAAGGTAATGTCCCAAATTATTTAAAAGGAAGAGATATCCTCACTAAAAACAATAAAAAAAATTACCTATTACTTTCATCTGATAGAGCAGACAATGGACCAGATTTAACAAGAACTATTACAGATGGGCGTTTTGTGTACTCTAGAAATTTTACACCTTTTATGCCAGAAATGAGGTATATAAGGTATATAGAACAGGCAGAAATTACCCAACAAATGCGTTTAGATTTAAAGAATAACCAGCTGAATGAAGTACAAACTAATATTTTCAAGAATCGTCCTTTTGAAGTTTTATATGATATAGATAACGATATTTGGGAAACCAAAAACCTAGCAGGAGATCAAAAATACAAAGCAGTACTTAAAAAAATGAGGAATCAATTAGATGCTGATATTTTAAAGGCTAAAGATATTCTTTTTGCAACTGAATATAAAATCGAAGTCTTGTCAGAGAAAGAAACTCCTTATCAATTTCGTTTGGATGATAAAAAATATCCTTTCCATAAAATTTATAAAGCAGCTTCCTTATCAGGAAAAAAAGGAAATCACATTGCAAAAAAACAAGCTAAATTATTGAGCTCTGAAAATGAAATTGTAAGATATTGGGCATCAGTTGGTTTATTAAGCCAAGAAAAAAATATTTTACAATCATATAAAAAAGAACTTTCTGATGCTTTAAACGATTCTTTTGCTCCAGTTGCAATTACAGCTGCAGCAATTAGTTATGATGTATTTGGAGATAAAAAATCTGAAGAAATTTTAAAAAAATATAGTTTAGATGATAATTTGAATTTAGCATTATTGACAATTAATTATTTAATATATATAAAAGATAAATTACCGTTTTTAGAAACAATTAAAAAATCAAAAAATCTACCAAGTAGAAATTATAAAGTAACCGCAGCTTGTACTGATTTTTTAGTAATCTTAAATTCAAATGATGATTAA
- a CDS encoding sugar-binding domain-containing protein has translation MRKFNHKNIVLIFLSFILLTACTKTDSSIDLSGDWSFKIDSLDRGVSENWQSVQFSETIQLPGSMNTNGKGDELSINTKWTGNIWDTDSVWYKDPKMEKYRQKGNIKLPFWLTPNKKYTGAAWYQKKVTIPEDYKGQKINLHLERVHWESTVWVDDTKIGMQNSLSTAHNYDLSDALTVGEHTITIRVDNSIKDINPGIDAHSISDNTQTNWNGIIGDIKLEVSPKLAIGNVKLYPNIATKKVKVVLQIKGNLDSEKRVRLGLEAFDKSTKNALAVLKKDIETNGNKEIVIEYDMGENPKLWDEFNPNVYELQITLESKFGIDTKNIDFGMREFKATGKVFTINGRKTFLRGTLESAIFPLTGYPPTDVTSWKAVYKVIKSHGLNHVRFHSWSPPKAAFIAADEVGIYLQAEASAWATVGDGEAIDEWLYKEGEDIINAYGNHPSFVLMTHGNEPHGKNSKPYLRKYVNHFKKLDNRRLYTSGANWPYIDNLDYFNGGAPRIQAWNQNLKSIINAKAPQTEFDWSNHINKTPMPYVSHEIGQWCVYPNFEEMHKYTGVLKPKNFEIFQETLAENGMADLAKQFLMASGKLQVLCYKADIEAALRTKDMAGFQLLDLHDFPGQGTALVGVLDAFWGEKGYVSPEEFKAFSGQTVPLARFAKRTFSNTDTLNVAIEVAHFGEKILKNATPKWVLKTVNKDVFAEGDLAKKDIEIGNGIQLGNISLPLSKIEKAQRLTLSVSVEEFTNTWDLWVYPTEIPEIENENTVKVVNKLEASTIDYLQKGGNVLFNITKGDIAPEKGGDIGIGFSSIFWNTSWTNGQKPHTLGVLVDPKNPALADFPTEYHSNWQWWDAMTNSNAIIIDDLPKLTPIVRVVDDWFKNRRLALVFEAKVGKGKIIISGIDLHTNIDTRLEAKQMLYSLKKYMTTSAFNPEVSLEINQIKSLLK, from the coding sequence ATGAGAAAATTTAATCATAAAAATATAGTTCTTATCTTTTTATCATTCATTCTGTTAACAGCATGCACAAAAACAGACAGTAGTATTGATTTGTCAGGAGATTGGAGTTTTAAAATTGATTCTTTAGATAGAGGAGTTTCAGAAAATTGGCAAAGTGTTCAATTTTCAGAAACGATACAATTACCAGGTTCTATGAATACCAATGGTAAAGGAGATGAGTTAAGTATAAACACAAAATGGACAGGTAATATTTGGGATACTGATAGTGTTTGGTACAAAGACCCAAAAATGGAAAAGTACAGACAGAAAGGAAATATTAAACTTCCCTTTTGGTTAACTCCTAACAAAAAATATACAGGAGCTGCTTGGTATCAGAAAAAAGTTACTATTCCTGAAGATTATAAAGGTCAAAAAATAAATTTACATTTAGAAAGAGTGCATTGGGAATCTACAGTTTGGGTAGATGATACAAAAATTGGTATGCAAAATAGTTTATCTACAGCGCATAATTATGATTTAAGTGATGCATTAACTGTTGGCGAACACACAATTACAATTAGGGTTGACAACAGTATTAAAGATATTAATCCAGGAATAGATGCACATAGTATTTCAGACAATACACAAACAAATTGGAACGGAATTATTGGCGATATAAAATTAGAAGTTTCCCCAAAATTAGCAATTGGAAATGTAAAATTATATCCAAATATTGCTACCAAAAAAGTAAAAGTAGTGTTGCAAATTAAAGGTAATCTTGATTCCGAAAAAAGGGTAAGATTAGGTTTAGAGGCATTTGATAAATCTACCAAAAATGCATTAGCTGTATTAAAAAAGGATATAGAAACGAATGGGAATAAAGAAATAGTTATTGAATATGATATGGGCGAAAACCCAAAACTTTGGGATGAATTCAACCCAAATGTATATGAACTTCAAATTACATTAGAATCTAAATTTGGTATCGATACAAAGAACATCGATTTTGGGATGCGAGAATTTAAAGCAACAGGAAAAGTATTTACAATAAACGGAAGAAAAACGTTTTTAAGAGGAACTTTAGAGAGCGCAATTTTCCCATTAACTGGCTATCCTCCAACAGATGTTACATCTTGGAAAGCTGTTTACAAAGTAATTAAAAGTCATGGTTTAAATCACGTCCGTTTTCATTCTTGGAGCCCACCAAAAGCGGCATTTATAGCTGCAGATGAAGTAGGAATATATTTGCAAGCAGAAGCATCTGCTTGGGCAACTGTTGGAGATGGAGAAGCTATTGATGAATGGTTGTATAAAGAAGGCGAAGATATTATAAATGCTTACGGAAATCATCCATCATTTGTATTAATGACACATGGAAACGAACCTCATGGAAAGAATAGTAAACCATACTTAAGAAAATATGTAAATCATTTCAAAAAATTAGATAATAGAAGATTATATACAAGTGGTGCAAATTGGCCATATATAGATAATTTAGATTACTTTAATGGAGGAGCTCCAAGAATTCAAGCTTGGAATCAGAATTTAAAAAGTATTATCAATGCTAAAGCACCACAAACAGAATTCGATTGGAGTAATCACATCAACAAAACGCCAATGCCTTATGTAAGTCATGAAATTGGTCAATGGTGTGTGTATCCTAATTTTGAAGAAATGCATAAATATACAGGTGTTTTAAAACCGAAGAATTTTGAAATTTTTCAAGAAACATTGGCAGAAAATGGAATGGCAGATTTAGCGAAGCAATTTTTAATGGCTTCAGGTAAATTACAAGTTTTATGTTATAAAGCAGATATTGAAGCAGCTTTAAGGACGAAAGATATGGCTGGTTTTCAGTTGTTAGACTTACACGATTTTCCTGGTCAAGGTACTGCACTTGTAGGGGTTTTAGATGCTTTTTGGGGAGAAAAAGGTTATGTTTCTCCAGAGGAATTTAAAGCTTTTAGTGGGCAAACAGTACCTTTAGCACGTTTTGCTAAAAGGACTTTTAGTAATACGGATACTTTAAATGTAGCTATTGAAGTTGCACATTTTGGAGAAAAAATACTGAAAAACGCAACACCAAAATGGGTTTTAAAAACAGTAAACAAGGATGTTTTTGCAGAGGGAGATTTAGCAAAAAAAGATATAGAAATTGGAAACGGAATTCAATTAGGTAATATTAGTTTACCACTTTCAAAAATTGAAAAAGCACAAAGACTAACACTTTCTGTTTCTGTTGAAGAATTTACGAATACTTGGGATTTGTGGGTATATCCAACTGAAATTCCTGAAATTGAAAACGAAAATACTGTAAAAGTTGTTAATAAATTAGAGGCATCAACAATTGATTATCTCCAAAAAGGAGGCAACGTTTTATTCAATATTACGAAAGGGGATATTGCTCCAGAAAAAGGTGGCGATATTGGTATTGGTTTTTCAAGCATTTTTTGGAATACAAGTTGGACAAATGGACAGAAACCACATACGTTGGGTGTTTTAGTAGATCCAAAAAATCCTGCTTTGGCAGATTTCCCAACAGAATACCATTCTAATTGGCAATGGTGGGACGCTATGACAAACTCTAACGCCATTATTATAGACGATTTACCAAAATTAACGCCAATTGTTAGAGTTGTAGATGATTGGTTTAAAAACCGAAGATTAGCATTAGTTTTTGAAGCAAAAGTTGGTAAAGGAAAAATTATTATATCTGGTATCGATTTACATACAAATATTGATACAAGATTAGAAGCAAAACAAATGCTTTATAGTTTAAAAAAGTACATGACAACTTCTGCATTCAATCCAGAGGTAAGTTTAGAAATCAATCAAATTAAAAGTTTACTTAAATAA
- a CDS encoding DUF5107 domain-containing protein: MKTVKVWREKVVIPTYEVGTPEKYPVFLEKRVYQASSGAVYPHPVIEKISDTKVDKEWNAIYIENDYIKVMILPELGGRIQMAYDKVRERHFVYYNHVIKPALVGLTGPWISGGIEFNWPQHHRPSTYDPTDSTIEENEDGSKTIWVSELERMFRTKGMAGFTLHPDKAYIEIKAQLYNRTPHPQTFLWWANPAVAVNDHYQSVFPPDVNAVFDHGKRDVSEFPIAKGEYYKVDYSPGTDISNYKNIPVPTSYMAITSEYDFVGGYENDSKGGLLHIADHNVSPGKKQWTWGNGDFGKAWDRNLTDEDGPYIELMCGVYTDNQPDFTWMHPYEEKSFTQYFMPYYNVGVVKNATKEAMVNLEMVDGKASVKVHVTSTYNDSIISLKGKNGILLEEVVQLSPRNGFEQLIAINGAKFEDLEVSVSDKAGNILVSWTPDKDLSTEIPDPATAAKEPSEIDSVEALFLQGLHLEQYRHATFNPMDYYEEALKRAPGDIRCNNAIGLLYLRKGQLEKAVSYFDTAIASMTKHNPNPYDGEAYFNRGLALNFLGKKKDAYSSFFKSCWNAQWQDAGYFNLAQIDTFRGDLTKALDLINRALIKNWHNHKARHLKVIILRKLGKLEKANQLINDSLAIDKFNFGVLYERYLISNKAEDLQAFKEIIRGYAHNYNEFSLDYAIAGQFDDAISLLKVFTNDNEKVYPMVYYFMGWYYDQKGEANNALECYKKASTMSEDYCFPNKIEEVLALQAATKANPKDAKAFYYLGNFWYANRQYTEAQNAWEKSLDLDDTFAITHRNLSLLYFNKTEQKELARKHLEKAFSLDYTDARLLMELDQFYKKINVPVDERLALLEKHIDLTNSRDDLYLERVALYNTIGNFEKSSELMSKRQFHPWEGGEGKVPFQYLTSQVELAKKHINLKDFEQAISCLEQAQIYPHNLGEGKLDGTQENDINYWLGCAYEGLGDTAEAKKYFELASEGLSDPSPAIFYNDQQPDKIFYQGLALQKLNRNDEANVRFQNLINYGKEHMNDEVKLDYFAISLPDLLIWEEDLNDINKIHCNYLIGLGQLGLNKNEKASASFNKVSEMDLYHLPAHLHSKLVAVL; this comes from the coding sequence ATGAAAACTGTAAAAGTTTGGAGAGAGAAGGTAGTAATTCCTACATATGAAGTTGGAACTCCAGAAAAATATCCTGTTTTTTTAGAAAAAAGAGTATATCAAGCAAGTAGTGGTGCTGTATATCCACATCCTGTAATAGAAAAAATTAGCGACACAAAAGTAGATAAAGAGTGGAACGCAATTTATATAGAAAATGATTATATAAAAGTGATGATTTTACCTGAATTAGGTGGTAGAATTCAAATGGCTTATGATAAAGTTAGAGAACGCCATTTTGTGTATTACAATCATGTTATAAAACCAGCTTTGGTTGGTTTAACTGGTCCTTGGATTTCTGGGGGAATCGAATTCAACTGGCCTCAACACCACAGACCTAGTACGTATGATCCAACAGATTCTACAATAGAAGAAAATGAAGATGGAAGCAAAACTATTTGGGTAAGTGAGCTAGAAAGAATGTTTCGTACAAAAGGAATGGCTGGTTTTACGCTACATCCAGACAAAGCTTATATAGAAATTAAAGCTCAATTATATAATAGAACACCACACCCACAAACATTTTTATGGTGGGCAAATCCTGCAGTGGCAGTAAATGACCATTACCAATCTGTTTTTCCACCAGACGTAAATGCAGTTTTCGATCACGGAAAAAGAGATGTTTCTGAATTCCCGATTGCAAAAGGCGAATATTATAAAGTAGATTATTCTCCAGGAACAGATATTTCTAATTATAAGAATATTCCTGTACCAACAAGTTACATGGCAATTACGTCTGAATATGATTTTGTAGGTGGTTATGAAAATGATTCAAAAGGAGGATTGTTACATATTGCAGATCACAATGTATCACCAGGAAAAAAACAATGGACTTGGGGAAATGGAGATTTTGGAAAAGCTTGGGACAGGAACTTAACCGATGAAGATGGACCATATATTGAACTAATGTGTGGAGTTTATACAGATAATCAACCAGATTTCACTTGGATGCACCCTTATGAAGAAAAAAGTTTTACCCAATATTTTATGCCATATTACAACGTTGGTGTTGTAAAAAATGCGACCAAAGAAGCGATGGTAAATTTAGAAATGGTTGATGGGAAAGCAAGCGTAAAAGTTCATGTAACTTCTACTTATAATGATAGTATTATTTCTTTAAAAGGAAAAAACGGAATTCTATTAGAAGAAGTTGTGCAATTGTCGCCAAGAAATGGATTTGAGCAATTGATAGCAATTAACGGTGCTAAATTTGAAGATTTAGAAGTTTCAGTATCAGACAAAGCAGGTAATATTTTAGTTTCTTGGACACCAGACAAAGATTTATCTACAGAAATTCCAGACCCTGCAACTGCAGCAAAAGAACCAAGTGAGATAGATTCTGTAGAAGCATTGTTTTTACAAGGTTTACATCTAGAACAATACAGACACGCAACTTTTAATCCTATGGATTATTATGAGGAAGCGTTAAAAAGAGCACCAGGAGATATTCGTTGTAACAACGCTATTGGATTGTTATATTTAAGAAAAGGACAATTAGAAAAAGCAGTTTCTTATTTTGATACTGCAATTGCCTCAATGACAAAACACAATCCAAACCCTTATGATGGTGAAGCTTATTTTAACAGAGGTTTAGCTCTAAATTTCTTGGGGAAAAAGAAAGATGCGTATAGCAGTTTCTTTAAATCTTGTTGGAATGCACAATGGCAAGATGCAGGATATTTTAATTTAGCACAAATAGATACATTTAGAGGGGATTTAACCAAAGCGTTAGATTTAATAAACAGAGCTTTAATTAAAAACTGGCACAACCACAAAGCAAGACATTTAAAAGTAATTATTTTAAGAAAATTAGGAAAGTTAGAAAAAGCAAACCAGTTAATTAATGATTCTTTAGCGATTGATAAATTCAATTTTGGTGTTTTATATGAACGTTATTTAATATCAAACAAAGCCGAAGATTTACAAGCATTTAAAGAAATTATTAGAGGTTATGCACATAATTATAATGAGTTTTCTTTAGATTATGCAATAGCTGGTCAGTTTGACGATGCAATTTCTTTATTAAAAGTATTTACCAATGATAATGAAAAAGTGTATCCAATGGTGTATTACTTTATGGGTTGGTATTATGATCAAAAAGGAGAGGCAAATAATGCATTAGAATGTTATAAAAAAGCATCTACAATGTCTGAAGATTATTGTTTTCCAAACAAAATTGAAGAAGTACTAGCATTACAAGCAGCAACAAAGGCAAACCCGAAAGATGCTAAAGCATTCTATTATTTAGGGAATTTTTGGTACGCAAACAGACAGTACACGGAAGCGCAAAACGCTTGGGAAAAATCTCTAGATTTAGACGATACTTTTGCAATTACACATAGAAATTTATCACTTTTATATTTTAACAAAACAGAACAAAAAGAATTGGCTAGAAAACATCTAGAAAAAGCGTTTTCTTTAGATTATACAGACGCTCGTTTGTTAATGGAATTAGATCAATTTTATAAAAAAATAAATGTTCCTGTGGATGAGCGTTTAGCATTGTTAGAAAAACACATTGATTTAACAAATTCTAGAGATGATTTGTATTTAGAGCGTGTTGCATTATATAATACGATAGGAAATTTCGAAAAATCATCTGAATTAATGTCAAAAAGACAATTTCATCCTTGGGAAGGTGGAGAAGGAAAAGTTCCTTTTCAGTACTTAACAAGTCAGGTAGAATTGGCTAAAAAACACATTAATTTAAAGGATTTTGAGCAAGCAATTTCGTGCTTAGAACAAGCACAAATTTATCCTCATAATCTAGGTGAAGGAAAATTAGATGGCACCCAAGAAAACGATATAAATTATTGGTTAGGTTGTGCTTATGAAGGTTTAGGAGATACAGCAGAAGCTAAAAAGTATTTCGAACTGGCTTCAGAAGGTTTAAGTGATCCAAGTCCTGCAATTTTCTACAACGATCAACAACCAGATAAAATTTTCTATCAAGGTTTGGCATTGCAAAAATTGAATAGAAATGATGAAGCAAACGTTCGTTTCCAAAATTTAATTAATTATGGAAAAGAGCATATGAATGATGAAGTGAAATTAGATTATTTCGCAATTTCATTACCAGATTTATTAATTTGGGAAGAAGATTTAAATGATATTAATAAAATTCATTGTAATTATTTAATTGGTTTAGGTCAATTAGGTTTAAATAAAAATGAAAAAGCAAGCGCAAGTTTTAATAAAGTAAGTGAAATGGATTTATACCATCTTCCAGCACATTTGCATTCAAAATTAGTAGCAGTATTATAA
- a CDS encoding arylsulfatase: MNSIFKKNIIATLLLVSCFAISQNKKPNIVIIYVDDLGYGDIGINGAIGVKTPFVDELAKNGLNFSDAHSSASTCTPSRYSLLTGSYAFRNNAAILEGDAPLIIDTKKETLPKMLQKAGYKTGVVGKWHLGLGNGKIDWNKRVGLGPKEVGFDYSFLIPATGDRVPTVFLENQRVVNLDPKDPITVSYGTRIDGGYPLGREVPEMLKMHTDPYHQGAITNGISRIGHMKGGKSALWIDEKIPFVLSEKATDFINKEKENPFFLYFSLHDIHQPRIANKKFVESSTMGPRGDVIAQMDWCVGEITKVLKKQKLLDNTLIIFTSDNGPILDDGYVDYAIELLGDHKPGGKYKGSKYSVFEAGTRMPTIVHWPAKVKPGKSQALLSQLDLYASLADLVNQKIEKNAAPDSENHLSSWLGESQRGREFLLEEAYTYGLRMGKWKYIQPKDKPVPGWITQKFVDPGFRKEMQLFDLEKDPSEENNIAENHPEIVKKMEQKLQEILK; this comes from the coding sequence ATGAATTCTATTTTTAAAAAAAACATTATAGCTACTTTGTTACTGGTTTCTTGTTTTGCAATTTCGCAAAATAAGAAACCTAACATCGTAATTATTTATGTGGATGATTTAGGTTATGGAGATATTGGTATAAATGGTGCAATTGGTGTAAAAACTCCTTTTGTAGACGAATTAGCAAAAAATGGTTTGAATTTTTCAGATGCACATTCAAGTGCCTCAACTTGTACTCCTTCTCGTTATTCTTTGCTAACTGGAAGTTATGCGTTTAGAAATAATGCTGCAATTTTAGAGGGAGATGCCCCCTTAATTATAGACACAAAAAAGGAAACGTTACCAAAAATGCTTCAAAAAGCTGGATACAAAACGGGTGTTGTTGGTAAATGGCATTTAGGTTTAGGAAACGGAAAAATAGATTGGAATAAAAGAGTAGGTTTAGGTCCAAAAGAAGTTGGTTTCGATTATAGTTTTTTAATTCCTGCCACAGGAGATAGAGTTCCAACCGTGTTTTTAGAAAACCAAAGAGTGGTAAATTTAGATCCAAAAGATCCAATAACTGTGAGTTATGGAACAAGAATAGATGGAGGTTATCCTTTAGGTAGAGAAGTTCCAGAAATGTTAAAAATGCATACAGACCCTTACCACCAAGGAGCTATTACAAACGGAATTAGCAGAATTGGGCATATGAAAGGTGGAAAAAGTGCACTTTGGATAGACGAGAAAATACCTTTCGTATTATCAGAAAAAGCAACCGATTTTATTAATAAAGAAAAAGAAAATCCGTTTTTTCTTTATTTTTCGTTGCATGATATTCATCAACCAAGAATTGCAAATAAAAAGTTTGTGGAAAGCAGTACAATGGGACCACGAGGAGATGTGATTGCTCAAATGGATTGGTGTGTTGGTGAAATTACTAAAGTATTAAAAAAGCAAAAATTATTAGACAATACTCTAATTATTTTCACGAGTGATAATGGCCCAATTTTAGATGATGGATATGTAGATTATGCCATAGAGTTATTAGGAGACCATAAACCAGGGGGAAAATACAAAGGGTCTAAATATTCAGTTTTTGAAGCAGGAACAAGAATGCCAACAATTGTTCATTGGCCAGCAAAAGTAAAACCAGGTAAAAGCCAAGCTTTATTATCTCAATTAGATTTATATGCTTCTTTGGCGGATTTGGTAAATCAAAAAATAGAGAAAAATGCAGCTCCAGATAGCGAAAACCATTTAAGTTCTTGGTTAGGGGAATCTCAAAGAGGTAGAGAATTTTTATTAGAAGAAGCTTATACGTATGGATTGAGAATGGGAAAATGGAAATATATTCAACCAAAAGACAAACCAGTTCCAGGTTGGATTACTCAAAAATTTGTAGATCCAGGTTTTAGAAAAGAAATGCAATTGTTCGATTTAGAAAAAGATCCATCAGAAGAAAATAATATAGCTGAAAACCATCCAGAAATTGTAAAAAAAATGGAGCAAAAACTTCAAGAAATTTTAAAATAA